In Phragmites australis chromosome 24, lpPhrAust1.1, whole genome shotgun sequence, the following are encoded in one genomic region:
- the LOC133906929 gene encoding sphingoid long-chain bases kinase 1-like isoform X1 translates to MPKSDHHEQNLTSPRGLIHKLLRRTSSRRSPTAAEQQPSPVFPETINSIFLKIKDADDAIKDPEKANTHGIRIEDEKSDLLRYEIYSGKLTLDNKARSALSEQSGSGSSSNCFDARLSTEALVWGSNILKLEDIISVSYNSGLRHFTVHACPFEKRSSGLSCFMKPRRTQKDLRFLSTSPHEAFRWVNSFADQQCYVNLLPHPMASSKKHSSELIPFDAMFDPYVKCRSPPKILVILNPRSGHGRSSKVFHGKVEPIFKLAGFKMEVVKTTHAGHAKSFVSTIDFSTCPEGIVCVGGDGIVNEVLNGLLSRDDQNVAVSIPIGIIPAGSDNSLVWTVLGVKDPISAALSIVRGGLTPIDVFAVEWIQSGTIHFGTTVSYFGFISDEVTFHVSLAVLELSEKYQKRFGPLRYFVAGFLKFLCLPKYSFELEYLPVSDVDGAEHKIVEEQEKVDASDLYDDVVQRSRAECLPRASSLSSIDSIMSTGIMSGGELEVCSPHANNEPSELVRALDPKSKRLSLGRSSTLKEPEEVLHPQAHVSSTPNCRRSKSKSRTEKAWPGLTATDDTKSSRGNTTHDIEDTSSTVSDPGPVWDSGPKWDMEPKWDNQLNWEPETPIELHSPSEDIELGLTKELVPSLDERWVVRKGRYLGVLVCNHSCKTVQSLSSQVVAPKAEYDDNCLDLLLVGGSGRLRLLRFLVLLQFGKHISLPHVEYVKVKSVRLKAGPNTHDGCGIDGELLHVKGQVRCSLLPQQCRLIGRPAKNHPVQ, encoded by the exons ATGCCAAAGTCTGACCATCATGAGCAGAATCTTACTTCGCCAAGAGGGCTAATCCATAAATTGCTTCGTCGTACAAGTAGCAGGCGTTCTCCCACTGCAGCAGAGCAgcaaccttctcctgtatttcCAGAAACAATCAACTCAATATTCTTAAAAATAAAGGATGCTGATGATGCCATCAAGGATCCAGAAAAGGCGAACACACATGGTATCAGAATTGAAGATGAGAAGTCTGATTTGTTAAGATACGAGATTTATTCTGGGAAGCTTACATTAGATAACAAAGCTAGAAGTGCTTTGAGTGAGCAGTCTGGATCAGGGTCCAGTAGCAATTGCTTTGATGCTAGACTCAGCACTGAAGCCCTTGTATGGGGCTCTAACATCCTTAAGCTTGAGGACATTATATCT GTATCATATAATTCTGGTCTGCGGCATTTCACCGTGCACGCATGTCCTTTTGAAAAAAGATCCAGTGGACTTTCCTGCTTTATGAAGCCTAGAAGAACCCAAAAGGACTTGCGGTTCCTTTCCACTTCTCCACATGAGGCCTTCCGGTGGGTTAATAGTTTTGCAGATCAGCAGTGCTATGTAAATCTGTTGCCTCACCCCATGGCGTCTAGCAAGAAGCATTCTTCTGAACTCATCCCATTTGATGCCATGTTTGATCCTTATGTTAAATGTCGGTCTCCACCAAAGATACTTGTCATCTTGAATCCTCGATCTGGACATGGTAGATCTAGCAAAGTTTTCCACGGAAAAGTGGAACCCATATTTAAG CTTGCAGGTTTCAAGATGGAAGTAGTTAAAACTACACATGCTGGTCATGCAAAATCTTTTGTATCGACTATTGATTTTAGTACCTGTCCAGAAG GTATTGTGTGTGTCGGTGGTGATGGAATTGTAAATGAG GTTCTCAATGGTCTTCTGTCCAGAGATGATCAAAATGTGGCAGTCTCCATTCCAATTGGTATAATACCTGCTGGGTCTGATAATTCACTTGTCTGGACAGTCTTGGGTGTTAAGGATCCAATTTCTGCGGCATTGTCAATAGTCAGG GGAGGTCTTACACCTATTGATGTTTTTGCTGTTGAATGGATTCAAAGTGGGACTATCCATTTTGGCACGACCGTCTCATATTTTGGATTTATTAGCGATG AAGTGACGTTCCATGTATCTCTTGCAGTTCTTGAACTCTCAGAGAAATATCAGAAGCGTTTTGGTCCTCTCCGTTACTTCGTAGCTGGTTTTCTCAAATTCCTGTGTTTGCCAAAGTACAGTTTTGAATTGGAGTATCTTCCAGTATCAGATGTTGATGGTGCTGAACATAAAATTGTGGAAGAACAAGAAAAGGTTGATGCATCAGACCTATATGATGATGTGGTTCAGAGGTCAAGAGCAGAATGTTTACCACGTGCCTCAAGTTTATCTAGCATTGATTCAATCATGTCTACAGGCATAATGTCTGGGGGAGAGCTGGAGGTTTGTAGTCCACATGCAAATAACGAACCCTCTGAGCTTGTTCGTGCGCTTGACCCGAAATCAAAACGCCTATCACTAGGGAGATCAAGTACTTTGAAAGAACCAGAAGAAGTGCTCCATCCTCAGGCCCATGTTTCATCTACTCCCAACTGTAGAAGATCCAAATCGAAGTCAAGGACAGAAAAGGCATGGCCAGGCTTGACTGCTACAGACGATACAAAATCTTCTAGGGGTAACACGACACATGACATAGAGGACACATCATCCACAGTTTCAGATCCTGGACCTGTGTGGGATTCGGGACCAAAGTGGGACATGGAGCCTAAATGGGATAATCAACTTAACTGGGAACCTGAGACTCCAATTGAGCTACATAGTCCTTCAGAGGACATTGAGCTTGGTCTGACTAAGGAACTAGTACCAAGCTTAGATGAAAGATGGGTAGTCAGGAAAGGGCGCTATCTTGGTGTACTGGTATGCAACCATTCATGCAAGACTGTGCAGAGTTTGAGCTCTCAGGTTGTTGCTCCCAAGGCCGAATATGATGACAATTGTTTGGACCTGCTGTTGGTTGGTGGAAGTGGAAGACTGAGATTACTGAGATTTTTGGTGCTTTTACAGTTTGGAAAGCACATATCTCTTCCACATGTAGAATATGTAAAG GTAAAATCTGTGAGGCTCAAGGCTGGCCCGAATACACATGATGGATGCGGTATTGATGGCGAACTACTCCATGTCAAGGGGCAAGTTCGTTGTAGTTTGTTGCCTCAGCAATGTCGATTGATCGGCCGGCCTGCCAAAAATCATCCTGTACAATAG
- the LOC133906929 gene encoding sphingoid long-chain bases kinase 1-like isoform X2: protein MPKSDHHEQNLTSPRGLIHKLLRRTSSRRSPTAAEQQPSPVFPETINSIFLKIKDADDAIKDPEKANTHGIRIEDEKSDLLRYEIYSGKLTLDNKARSALSEQSGSGSSSNCFDARLSTEALVWGSNILKLEDIISVSYNSGLRHFTVHACPFEKRSSGLSCFMKPRRTQKDLRFLSTSPHEAFRWVNSFADQQCYVNLLPHPMASSKKHSSELIPFDAMFDPYVKCRSPPKILVILNPRSGHGRSSKVFHGKVEPIFKLAGFKMEVVKTTHAGHAKSFVSTIDFSTCPEGIVCVGGDGIVNEVLNGLLSRDDQNVAVSIPIGIIPAGSDNSLVWTVLGVKDPISAALSIVRGGLTPIDVFAVEWIQSGTIHFGTTVSYFGFISDVLELSEKYQKRFGPLRYFVAGFLKFLCLPKYSFELEYLPVSDVDGAEHKIVEEQEKVDASDLYDDVVQRSRAECLPRASSLSSIDSIMSTGIMSGGELEVCSPHANNEPSELVRALDPKSKRLSLGRSSTLKEPEEVLHPQAHVSSTPNCRRSKSKSRTEKAWPGLTATDDTKSSRGNTTHDIEDTSSTVSDPGPVWDSGPKWDMEPKWDNQLNWEPETPIELHSPSEDIELGLTKELVPSLDERWVVRKGRYLGVLVCNHSCKTVQSLSSQVVAPKAEYDDNCLDLLLVGGSGRLRLLRFLVLLQFGKHISLPHVEYVKVKSVRLKAGPNTHDGCGIDGELLHVKGQVRCSLLPQQCRLIGRPAKNHPVQ, encoded by the exons ATGCCAAAGTCTGACCATCATGAGCAGAATCTTACTTCGCCAAGAGGGCTAATCCATAAATTGCTTCGTCGTACAAGTAGCAGGCGTTCTCCCACTGCAGCAGAGCAgcaaccttctcctgtatttcCAGAAACAATCAACTCAATATTCTTAAAAATAAAGGATGCTGATGATGCCATCAAGGATCCAGAAAAGGCGAACACACATGGTATCAGAATTGAAGATGAGAAGTCTGATTTGTTAAGATACGAGATTTATTCTGGGAAGCTTACATTAGATAACAAAGCTAGAAGTGCTTTGAGTGAGCAGTCTGGATCAGGGTCCAGTAGCAATTGCTTTGATGCTAGACTCAGCACTGAAGCCCTTGTATGGGGCTCTAACATCCTTAAGCTTGAGGACATTATATCT GTATCATATAATTCTGGTCTGCGGCATTTCACCGTGCACGCATGTCCTTTTGAAAAAAGATCCAGTGGACTTTCCTGCTTTATGAAGCCTAGAAGAACCCAAAAGGACTTGCGGTTCCTTTCCACTTCTCCACATGAGGCCTTCCGGTGGGTTAATAGTTTTGCAGATCAGCAGTGCTATGTAAATCTGTTGCCTCACCCCATGGCGTCTAGCAAGAAGCATTCTTCTGAACTCATCCCATTTGATGCCATGTTTGATCCTTATGTTAAATGTCGGTCTCCACCAAAGATACTTGTCATCTTGAATCCTCGATCTGGACATGGTAGATCTAGCAAAGTTTTCCACGGAAAAGTGGAACCCATATTTAAG CTTGCAGGTTTCAAGATGGAAGTAGTTAAAACTACACATGCTGGTCATGCAAAATCTTTTGTATCGACTATTGATTTTAGTACCTGTCCAGAAG GTATTGTGTGTGTCGGTGGTGATGGAATTGTAAATGAG GTTCTCAATGGTCTTCTGTCCAGAGATGATCAAAATGTGGCAGTCTCCATTCCAATTGGTATAATACCTGCTGGGTCTGATAATTCACTTGTCTGGACAGTCTTGGGTGTTAAGGATCCAATTTCTGCGGCATTGTCAATAGTCAGG GGAGGTCTTACACCTATTGATGTTTTTGCTGTTGAATGGATTCAAAGTGGGACTATCCATTTTGGCACGACCGTCTCATATTTTGGATTTATTAGCGATG TTCTTGAACTCTCAGAGAAATATCAGAAGCGTTTTGGTCCTCTCCGTTACTTCGTAGCTGGTTTTCTCAAATTCCTGTGTTTGCCAAAGTACAGTTTTGAATTGGAGTATCTTCCAGTATCAGATGTTGATGGTGCTGAACATAAAATTGTGGAAGAACAAGAAAAGGTTGATGCATCAGACCTATATGATGATGTGGTTCAGAGGTCAAGAGCAGAATGTTTACCACGTGCCTCAAGTTTATCTAGCATTGATTCAATCATGTCTACAGGCATAATGTCTGGGGGAGAGCTGGAGGTTTGTAGTCCACATGCAAATAACGAACCCTCTGAGCTTGTTCGTGCGCTTGACCCGAAATCAAAACGCCTATCACTAGGGAGATCAAGTACTTTGAAAGAACCAGAAGAAGTGCTCCATCCTCAGGCCCATGTTTCATCTACTCCCAACTGTAGAAGATCCAAATCGAAGTCAAGGACAGAAAAGGCATGGCCAGGCTTGACTGCTACAGACGATACAAAATCTTCTAGGGGTAACACGACACATGACATAGAGGACACATCATCCACAGTTTCAGATCCTGGACCTGTGTGGGATTCGGGACCAAAGTGGGACATGGAGCCTAAATGGGATAATCAACTTAACTGGGAACCTGAGACTCCAATTGAGCTACATAGTCCTTCAGAGGACATTGAGCTTGGTCTGACTAAGGAACTAGTACCAAGCTTAGATGAAAGATGGGTAGTCAGGAAAGGGCGCTATCTTGGTGTACTGGTATGCAACCATTCATGCAAGACTGTGCAGAGTTTGAGCTCTCAGGTTGTTGCTCCCAAGGCCGAATATGATGACAATTGTTTGGACCTGCTGTTGGTTGGTGGAAGTGGAAGACTGAGATTACTGAGATTTTTGGTGCTTTTACAGTTTGGAAAGCACATATCTCTTCCACATGTAGAATATGTAAAG GTAAAATCTGTGAGGCTCAAGGCTGGCCCGAATACACATGATGGATGCGGTATTGATGGCGAACTACTCCATGTCAAGGGGCAAGTTCGTTGTAGTTTGTTGCCTCAGCAATGTCGATTGATCGGCCGGCCTGCCAAAAATCATCCTGTACAATAG
- the LOC133907891 gene encoding uncharacterized protein LOC133907891: protein MPKPHHAASSPPPQPPPLLPLALLPPRHCPLAASVLALLSVLLATALWLLLVLSPSQGAPPVAALSALSDAAAIAGPDAASPLALGHIVFGIAGSAHLWPRRREYVRLWWDPAAMRGHVWLDAGAPAAPGPSAPGEGSLPPIRVSEDTSRFRYTNPTGHPSGLRIARIAAEAVRLVGGGGARWVVLVDDDTVLCADNLVAVLGKYDWREMVYVGAPSESHSANTYFSHSMAFGGGGVALSFPLAAALAQTLDVCIERYPRLYGSDDRLHACITELGVPLSREYGFHQWDIRGNAHGILAAHPIAPFISIHHLELVDPIYPGLSSLESLELFTKAMKMESMSFLQRSICYDQSQKLTLAISLGYVVEVYPNILLPPELERSERTYITYNRMSQRNEFDFDTRDVQKSLCKKPILFFLKDVWKDGNITRGSYVRSSGRDDLKRKVFCFRSPPLPDIDEIQVSSSPLSKRWHLAPRRLCSSLKGSINGTLFMFVRQCGRGAFGSASDSL from the exons ATGCCCAAGCCCCACcacgccgcctcctcgccgccgccgcagccgccgccgctcctcccgCTCGCGCTCCTCCCGCCGCGGCACTGCCCGCTCGCCGCCTCGGTGCTGGCGCTGCTCTCGGTTCTCCTCGCCACCGCGCTCTGGCTCCTCCTCGTGCTCTCCCCGTCCCAGGGGGCCCCGCCCGTTGCCGCGCTCTCGGCGCTGTCGGATGCGGCCGCGATCGCCGGCCCCGACGCGGCCTCGCCGCTCGCGCTCGGCCACATCGTCTTCGGCATCGCGGGCTCCGCGCACCTCTGGCCGCGCCGCCGCGAGTACGTCCGCCTGTGGTGGGACCCAGCCGCGATGCGCGGCCACGTCTGGCTCGACGCGGGGGCGCCCGCCGCGCCGGGGCCCAGCGCCCCCGGGGAGGGCTCCCTCCCGCCGATCCGGGTGTCCGAGGACACCTCGCGGTTCCGGTACACCAACCCCACGGGCCACCCGTCGGGACTCCGGATCGCGCGCATCGCGGCCGAGGCCGTGCGGCTCGTCGGCGGCGGGGGCGCGCGGTGGGTCGTGCTCGTCGACGACGACACCGTGCTGTGCGCGGACAACCTGGTCGCCGTGCTCGGCAAGTACGACTGGAGGGAGATGGTGTACGTCGGCGCGCCGTCCGAGAGCCACTCCGCCAACACGTACTTCAGCCACAGCATGGCGttcgggggcggcggcgtcgcgctcagcttccccctcgccgccgccctcgcGCAGACGCTCGACGTCTGCATCGAGAGGTACCCCAGGCTGTATGGAAGCGACGACCGCCTCCATGCTTGCATTACGGAGCTCGGCGTGCCCTTATCCCGCGAGTATGGATTCCACCAG TGGGATATCAGAGGCAATGCTCATGGTATATTGGCAGCTCATCCAATTGCCCCTTTCATCAGTATTCACCATTTGGAGCTTGTGGACCCCATATACCCTGGACTGAGCTCTCTTGAGAGTTTGGAGCTCTTTACAAAAGCTATGAAAATGGAATCCATGAGCTTCCTGCAGCGTTCAATTTGTTATGATCAAAGCCAAAAGCTTACATTGGCTATCTCGTTGGGCTATGTTGTTGAAGTATACCCCAatattcttcttcctcccgaaTTGGAGCGATCGGAAAGGACTTACATTACTTATAATAGGATGAGTCAGAGAAATGAATTCGATTTTGATACTAGAGATGTTCAGAAATCGTTGTGCAAGAAACCGATCTTATTTTTCTTGAAGGATGTCTGGAAGGATGGAAACATAACTAGGGGCTCTTACGTACGATCAAGTGGTAGGGATGACCTCAAAAGAAAGGTGTTTTGCTTCCGGTCACCCCCTTTACCTGACATAGATGAGATCCAAGTTTCCTCGTCTCCATTAAGCAAGCGCTGGCATCTG GCACCAAGAAGGTTGTGCAGTTCACTTAAAGGATCAATTAATGGTACTCTGTTTATGTTTGTTCGGCAATGTGGACGAGGGGCTTTTGGCTCAGCTTCTGATTCTCTATGA